A single genomic interval of Alistipes provencensis harbors:
- a CDS encoding acyltransferase family protein, giving the protein MKSERLLSLDVMRGMTIAAMILVNNPAVWGKAYAPLQHAFWHGMTPTDLIYPFFVFIMGVSAFFSLSKRYEGVNRGAFSRILRRSVIIFGVGLLLQEISYFGYGTANFLSGQTPAGATWFETVFPFRTFRILGVLQGLALVYLFGSTALLCLRFRHLIVAAGGLLLLYLVLLQTGNGYSLSADNIIAVVDRAVLGESHLYKEWLPDGTRLAFEPEGLLSTLPRIAQFLLGCAAGRILLAKEDAPMRFGRLFAFGTALLFTGLLLQYGDPFNKKIWSSSFALATSGFASLLLGLLCWVIDLHKQVRWTGFFRVFGVNPLFLYVAAWVLSVTLGALSIKSWFYTTLIDPLFGDASGSLVYSLCFILLVWSLGLVLYRRKIYIKI; this is encoded by the coding sequence ATGAAATCCGAAAGACTGCTATCGCTCGATGTCATGCGTGGTATGACAATCGCCGCCATGATTCTGGTGAATAATCCGGCTGTGTGGGGTAAAGCCTATGCTCCGTTGCAACATGCCTTCTGGCACGGGATGACGCCGACCGACTTGATCTATCCGTTTTTCGTCTTCATCATGGGGGTATCGGCTTTCTTTTCCCTTTCGAAGCGTTATGAAGGGGTTAACAGAGGGGCTTTTTCCCGGATACTGCGCCGCAGCGTGATTATCTTCGGCGTAGGATTGCTGTTGCAGGAGATCAGTTATTTTGGTTACGGGACAGCGAATTTCCTGTCGGGGCAGACACCTGCCGGCGCAACTTGGTTCGAAACGGTTTTCCCGTTCCGGACGTTTCGGATTCTGGGTGTGCTGCAGGGTCTGGCGCTGGTTTACCTGTTTGGTTCCACGGCATTGCTCTGTCTGCGTTTCCGGCATCTGATTGTTGCCGCCGGAGGATTGCTGCTCCTCTATCTGGTGCTGCTTCAGACGGGTAATGGCTATTCACTTTCGGCCGACAACATCATCGCGGTGGTAGACCGTGCCGTTTTGGGCGAAAGCCATCTTTACAAGGAGTGGTTGCCCGACGGTACCCGGCTGGCTTTCGAACCCGAGGGGCTGTTGAGCACCTTGCCGCGGATCGCGCAGTTCCTGCTGGGATGCGCCGCCGGGCGGATACTGCTTGCGAAAGAGGATGCCCCGATGCGTTTCGGCCGTCTGTTCGCATTCGGAACGGCGCTGCTCTTTACGGGGCTGCTGCTGCAATACGGCGATCCGTTCAACAAAAAGATTTGGAGCAGTTCGTTCGCACTGGCCACTTCGGGATTCGCATCGCTGCTGCTGGGGCTGTTGTGCTGGGTGATCGACCTGCACAAACAGGTGCGGTGGACCGGGTTTTTCCGGGTATTCGGTGTCAACCCGTTGTTCCTCTATGTCGCTGCTTGGGTCCTGTCGGTTACGTTGGGCGCCCTTTCAATTAAGAGCTGGTTCTATACGACGCTGATCGACCCGTTGTTCGGCGACGCTTCGGGGTCGCTGGTCTATTCGTTGTGCTTCATTTTGCTGGTTTGGAGCCTCGGATTGGTGTTGTACCGCCGGAAAATTTACATCAAAATCTGA
- a CDS encoding PKD-like domain-containing protein has translation MLKYILLLLAGLACFACSEDEGNPPFADDELYIYDQTAESLTAVVGQEFKLSLIVSPNDGSVECTWLLDEQAIGNSKDLVYTFTQPGTFALRFEAVRGARAISMRYTLTVTAAN, from the coding sequence ATGTTGAAATATATATTGCTTCTACTGGCCGGGCTCGCTTGTTTTGCTTGTAGCGAGGATGAGGGTAATCCGCCTTTTGCGGACGATGAACTCTACATTTACGACCAGACCGCCGAATCGTTGACCGCAGTTGTCGGGCAGGAGTTCAAACTGAGTCTGATAGTTTCTCCGAACGACGGTTCGGTGGAGTGCACATGGTTGCTTGATGAACAGGCCATCGGCAATTCGAAGGATCTGGTCTACACCTTTACCCAACCGGGTACTTTCGCACTGCGTTTCGAGGCGGTGCGCGGTGCACGGGCTATTTCGATGCGCTATACGCTTACTGTGACCGCAGCCAATTAA
- a CDS encoding SusD/RagB family nutrient-binding outer membrane lipoprotein, producing the protein MKKLSIYLLSALAVVASSCSDLTELNINPTKANGTIDPSLLVPTIQMSHSMGRQNAARFFTYPGEWVNHWSGSWGNVEYGGKGIRNNGYFARLWQDLFYPEAVKNVVALENIADNDPEMVNYSAIAKVLRVETFLKLTDCYGDVPYFEGGQGYYQSILSPKYDRQEAIYNDFFERLDAAIAQFDASKSSPSTDCYFAGDVEKWKRFAASLKLRIAMRLIKVKPDVAQQKAREAFEAGVMTSNADIAAVKHAEDYETLGAGNGYADIILQVTGNTGLGITQYKMTTEFFKSLCAMDPQQYTTPPYRRYLALDPRLLLIAGVYVTTSGAGLPAWGDAVEVTELMRKFNAGYAGNQGPADLSATVDGYINIGGYLTLPAQDFTYGGGNQGPGENGYQGAAKTRSVWAQGITSAMVDAATWMTEEERAELKRAIGSYTVPHAMYRLSPSRTIMAVDSPWIHMSYAETQFLLAETTIRGWGIDTETAESRFAKGYEAAVKQFSLFGVSAADMPSDEEIQDYMTTYLLPEVAAGGTRALEEINKQIWILHFMDPIEAWSNLRRTNGMPTAYCKWYNRYPSENQSNGLRPLRLTYPIEEQSKNTVNWQEAVDRMGGSDDWTVPVWWDVQNAQ; encoded by the coding sequence ATGAAAAAACTATCAATATACCTGTTGTCTGCACTTGCGGTTGTCGCCAGCAGTTGCAGCGACCTGACCGAACTGAATATCAATCCGACGAAAGCCAACGGAACCATCGATCCCTCGCTGCTGGTTCCGACCATTCAGATGTCTCACTCGATGGGGCGTCAGAATGCGGCGCGGTTCTTTACTTATCCCGGCGAATGGGTCAACCACTGGAGCGGCTCGTGGGGAAATGTCGAATACGGCGGCAAGGGTATCCGCAACAACGGCTATTTCGCACGTCTGTGGCAGGACCTGTTCTACCCCGAGGCCGTGAAAAATGTCGTGGCGCTCGAGAATATCGCGGATAATGATCCCGAGATGGTCAATTACAGCGCAATTGCCAAAGTGTTGCGTGTGGAGACCTTTCTCAAGCTGACCGATTGCTATGGCGACGTTCCCTATTTTGAAGGCGGACAGGGCTATTACCAGTCGATCTTATCGCCCAAATACGACCGTCAGGAGGCCATTTATAATGACTTTTTCGAACGGTTGGATGCGGCCATCGCGCAGTTCGACGCCTCGAAGTCGTCGCCTTCGACAGATTGTTATTTCGCAGGCGATGTGGAGAAATGGAAGCGTTTTGCCGCTTCGCTCAAACTGCGCATAGCGATGCGTCTGATCAAGGTGAAGCCCGATGTGGCCCAGCAGAAAGCCCGGGAAGCGTTTGAGGCCGGGGTGATGACCTCGAATGCCGACATTGCAGCGGTCAAGCATGCCGAAGACTATGAGACGCTCGGCGCCGGTAACGGTTATGCGGACATCATTCTGCAGGTGACGGGTAATACGGGTCTCGGTATTACGCAGTACAAGATGACAACGGAATTCTTCAAGTCTCTCTGCGCGATGGACCCCCAGCAATATACGACGCCTCCCTATCGGCGTTATTTGGCGCTCGACCCTCGTCTGTTGCTTATTGCCGGTGTTTATGTGACGACTTCGGGTGCGGGACTTCCTGCTTGGGGCGATGCGGTCGAGGTAACCGAGCTGATGCGTAAGTTCAATGCCGGATATGCCGGCAATCAGGGGCCTGCTGATTTGAGCGCGACTGTCGACGGCTACATCAATATCGGCGGTTATCTCACGTTGCCCGCTCAGGATTTCACCTATGGCGGCGGTAATCAAGGGCCCGGAGAGAACGGTTATCAGGGTGCGGCGAAGACGCGCAGCGTCTGGGCTCAGGGCATTACGTCCGCTATGGTCGATGCCGCAACGTGGATGACCGAGGAGGAGCGTGCCGAACTGAAGCGTGCGATCGGCAGCTATACGGTGCCCCATGCTATGTACCGTCTTTCGCCTTCGCGGACCATCATGGCCGTGGACAGCCCGTGGATTCACATGAGCTATGCCGAAACGCAGTTCCTGTTGGCCGAGACGACCATTCGGGGCTGGGGAATCGACACCGAAACGGCCGAATCGCGTTTTGCCAAGGGCTACGAAGCGGCCGTGAAGCAGTTCTCGCTGTTCGGGGTGAGCGCCGCCGACATGCCTTCGGATGAGGAGATACAGGATTATATGACGACCTACCTGCTTCCGGAAGTGGCGGCGGGCGGTACCCGGGCGCTTGAGGAGATCAACAAGCAAATCTGGATTCTCCACTTCATGGATCCTATTGAAGCGTGGTCGAATCTGCGCCGTACGAACGGTATGCCTACGGCCTATTGCAAATGGTATAATCGTTATCCGTCAGAAAACCAGTCGAACGGATTGCGTCCGCTGCGTCTGACCTATCCGATCGAGGAGCAGAGTAAGAACACTGTCAACTGGCAGGAGGCCGTTGACCGTATGGGTGGTTCGGATGACTGGACGGTGCCCGTATGGTGGGATGTGCAGAATGCACAGTAA
- a CDS encoding SusC/RagA family TonB-linked outer membrane protein has product MLRPLQLQICGGLARFLSVLILSVLCCSAAVAQQNVTVTGIVTNEAKQPIVGATVIQEGTTRGATTDSKGRFTLSVSDKNATLQVSFIGMATQSVPVGGKTNLEIVLKEEAVSVGEVVVTALGIKREAKALGYAVSSVGKEDLTAGRESNIMQAMIGKVAGVDISTTTAGPTGSSRVLIRGNSQLSGSNLPLYVVDGMPVDNSQLQGADGKWGGSGFDFGDVMSSINPEDIENVTILKGPSASALYGSMASNGVVMITTKSGSARKESLGIEVSSNISFTTLLSKFDDYQRVYGQGRNGTIPLTDSDGRGTTQVAWGGKLDPNIMIQIYNGEWKPYGNVNNNVLSFFDTGFTAQNSVSLSNATEKTSFRFAVTDMRNKDIVPKSEFNRTNITMRGTTKLGKTISVDASASYIYEDVQNRPALTDNASNIGNALIGIAPNFDQNWLADSYKDENGNYYQWNGSDYRFNPYWVINEMRNESNRSRLMGNARISWDITPWLKLAGRGGLDTYNFRATTFSPISTPRQVEGAINERVMNVTQTNLEATLTFAKKYGDFDINAFIGGSLWRNKNEQFTTEGLKQVMPGVDDINAFERINTTHGLYKKEVRSMFGSVSLGYKGWAYLDATIRNDVSSTLSPENRSYWYPSVSGSLIFSSLFNHGDWFSFGKLRASWANVGGDTDPYQLYLDFGTKGFKLNGQSLGEVSSTVIPYYDLKPTASYSMEVGLDVRFFQSRLSFDLTLYQQTTKDQIMSLPISSSSSFTRALINAGEIRNRGIELAVTGIPMKVKSFQWETTFTYATNDNKVLSLHPDVPSYELTAARWANAYIYAMENQPYGVIVGQAQKRTPDGRVIVDEKGLPTFDTNVSVLGKGTYAHTLGWSHNFTWKNLNLRMLFDAKFGADMYSMSMMQSYYNGTAKETLKGRDGWYRSEQAKRAAGSPADWKATGGYLVDGVKITGTDDQGNPIYAENDIYVNPQSYWQAFQDVSPEPFIIDASYVKFRELAFSFDFPKRWLRKTPIAGVQLTAFARNLCILYTNVKNIDPESSYYNGNGQGFEYGSLPSRRTFGFGIKVKF; this is encoded by the coding sequence ATGCTAAGACCATTACAATTACAGATTTGCGGCGGATTGGCGCGGTTTTTATCCGTGCTGATCCTGTCGGTCCTCTGCTGCTCCGCGGCAGTGGCTCAGCAAAATGTTACCGTTACGGGTATCGTAACGAATGAGGCGAAGCAACCGATCGTCGGGGCCACGGTCATTCAGGAAGGGACGACTCGTGGTGCAACAACCGATTCGAAAGGTCGGTTCACGCTCAGCGTGTCCGACAAGAACGCCACCCTGCAGGTATCGTTTATCGGTATGGCTACGCAGTCGGTTCCCGTCGGCGGCAAGACCAACCTCGAGATCGTACTCAAGGAGGAGGCTGTTTCCGTGGGCGAAGTCGTCGTCACGGCCCTCGGCATCAAACGCGAGGCCAAGGCTTTGGGTTACGCCGTGTCGTCGGTGGGCAAGGAAGACCTGACGGCGGGGCGCGAGTCGAACATCATGCAGGCGATGATCGGAAAAGTCGCCGGAGTCGACATTTCGACGACGACGGCCGGTCCGACGGGATCGTCGCGCGTGCTGATTCGCGGTAACTCCCAGCTTTCGGGTTCGAACCTGCCGCTCTATGTCGTCGACGGGATGCCGGTCGATAATTCGCAGTTACAAGGTGCTGACGGCAAGTGGGGCGGTTCGGGTTTCGACTTCGGCGACGTCATGTCGTCGATCAATCCCGAGGATATAGAGAACGTTACGATCCTGAAAGGGCCCTCTGCGTCGGCGCTTTACGGTTCGATGGCCTCGAACGGTGTCGTGATGATCACGACCAAATCCGGTTCGGCCCGCAAGGAATCGCTCGGTATCGAGGTGTCGTCGAATATCAGCTTCACGACGCTGCTGTCGAAGTTCGACGATTACCAGCGCGTCTACGGTCAGGGGCGTAATGGTACCATTCCCCTCACCGATTCCGACGGTCGTGGTACGACACAGGTTGCATGGGGCGGTAAGCTCGATCCGAATATCATGATTCAAATCTATAACGGCGAATGGAAGCCTTACGGCAACGTGAACAATAATGTGTTGTCGTTCTTCGATACGGGTTTCACCGCTCAGAACTCGGTGTCGCTCTCCAATGCGACCGAAAAGACTTCGTTCCGTTTTGCCGTGACCGACATGCGCAACAAGGATATCGTTCCCAAGTCGGAGTTCAACCGCACGAATATCACCATGCGCGGTACGACGAAGCTGGGTAAGACGATTTCGGTAGACGCTTCGGCTTCGTATATCTACGAGGACGTGCAGAACCGTCCGGCGCTGACCGACAACGCCAGCAACATCGGCAACGCGCTGATCGGTATTGCTCCGAACTTCGACCAGAACTGGCTGGCTGATTCCTACAAGGACGAGAACGGGAATTATTATCAGTGGAATGGCAGCGACTATCGATTCAACCCTTATTGGGTCATCAACGAGATGCGTAACGAATCGAACCGTTCCCGACTGATGGGCAATGCGCGTATTTCGTGGGACATCACCCCGTGGCTGAAGCTGGCGGGGCGCGGCGGACTGGATACCTACAACTTCCGGGCTACTACTTTTTCGCCTATTTCGACGCCACGACAGGTCGAGGGTGCCATCAACGAACGTGTCATGAACGTCACGCAGACGAACCTCGAAGCGACGCTGACCTTTGCGAAAAAATACGGCGATTTTGATATCAACGCCTTTATCGGCGGAAGCCTTTGGCGGAACAAAAACGAACAGTTTACTACCGAGGGCCTCAAGCAGGTGATGCCGGGTGTGGACGATATCAACGCCTTTGAGCGCATCAACACTACGCATGGCCTTTATAAAAAGGAGGTGCGTTCGATGTTCGGTTCCGTGAGCCTCGGATATAAGGGGTGGGCTTACCTCGACGCCACGATTCGCAACGACGTTTCGTCGACGCTCAGTCCGGAGAATCGCTCCTATTGGTATCCGTCAGTTTCGGGCAGCCTGATTTTCTCGAGCCTTTTCAATCACGGCGACTGGTTCTCGTTCGGAAAACTGCGTGCTTCGTGGGCCAATGTCGGCGGCGACACCGATCCTTACCAGCTCTATCTCGACTTCGGTACGAAGGGTTTCAAACTCAACGGACAGTCGTTGGGCGAGGTGTCCAGTACTGTGATTCCCTATTATGACCTGAAACCTACGGCCAGTTACTCGATGGAAGTCGGCCTCGACGTCCGTTTCTTCCAGAGCCGGCTGAGTTTTGATCTGACGCTTTACCAGCAGACGACCAAGGATCAGATCATGAGCCTGCCGATCTCTTCGAGTTCGAGCTTTACACGGGCGCTGATCAATGCCGGCGAGATCCGTAACCGCGGTATCGAGTTGGCTGTAACAGGTATTCCTATGAAAGTCAAGTCATTCCAGTGGGAGACGACTTTCACCTATGCCACGAACGATAACAAGGTGCTTTCGTTGCATCCCGACGTCCCGTCCTACGAACTGACTGCTGCACGCTGGGCCAACGCCTACATCTATGCTATGGAGAATCAGCCCTATGGCGTGATCGTGGGTCAGGCGCAGAAGCGCACGCCCGACGGCCGCGTGATCGTGGATGAAAAGGGCCTGCCGACCTTCGATACCAACGTTTCGGTGCTCGGCAAGGGCACTTACGCCCATACGCTCGGCTGGTCGCACAACTTCACTTGGAAAAATCTGAACCTGCGCATGCTCTTCGATGCCAAGTTCGGTGCCGATATGTACTCGATGTCGATGATGCAGTCCTATTACAACGGTACCGCGAAAGAGACGCTTAAAGGTCGTGACGGCTGGTATCGTTCCGAACAGGCCAAACGTGCTGCCGGTTCTCCTGCCGATTGGAAAGCTACGGGCGGTTATCTGGTGGACGGTGTGAAAATAACCGGGACGGATGATCAGGGCAATCCGATCTATGCCGAAAATGACATTTACGTCAATCCGCAGTCCTACTGGCAGGCTTTCCAAGACGTCTCGCCCGAGCCGTTCATCATCGACGCGTCGTATGTCAAGTTCCGCGAGCTGGCGTTTTCGTTCGATTTCCCGAAACGCTGGCTGCGCAAGACGCCTATCGCCGGCGTGCAACTGACAGCCTTTGCCCGCAACCTGTGTATTCTCTATACGAACGTGAAGAACATAGACCCCGAGTCTTCTTACTACAACGGAAACGGTCAGGGTTTCGAGTACGGTTCGCTGCCTTCGAGAAGAACCTTCGGTTTCGGTATCAAAGTTAAATTCTAA
- a CDS encoding family 20 glycosylhydrolase produces MKPMRILAVLLLFGCVLTATAAGEGISPPRSDDSVFVNRSVLDNGFPVRAFSIALPSVKQADAFLDFVENDLIPAGINTLVIRVNWAYDFESRPELADPDGWNRSLAERLSALCREKGVTLVPLINLLGHQSWHGTAGRLLQVYPQFDEKPHVKLPENYVWPNPDRLYCKSYCPNHPEVHAVVFDCVDEVVEAFGATDFHAGLDEVFDLADPNCPRCGGLDPAEVFAGEVNRIAGHLRRKGVRLWMWADRLIDGRRDASGYGEWSASIGNTHRAIDRIDRSVMMCDWHYRDAEQSAVYFAIKGFDVITCGWERPDITRMQLDDMLRFRRHSSKYMSARFKGYMQTVWSGFGLFLDEYRNGSEKEFCAAGNYRFFKSYLRQFSENGGTSQIVKEDIPVFGQ; encoded by the coding sequence ATGAAACCAATGCGTATCTTAGCTGTTCTGCTATTATTTGGCTGTGTCCTTACGGCAACCGCCGCCGGGGAGGGAATTTCCCCCCCCCGGTCGGATGATTCGGTTTTTGTAAACCGTTCTGTGCTCGATAACGGTTTTCCTGTTCGGGCATTCTCTATTGCTCTTCCTTCTGTAAAACAGGCCGATGCGTTTCTCGATTTCGTAGAGAACGATCTGATTCCTGCAGGGATCAATACACTGGTAATCCGGGTGAATTGGGCTTACGATTTTGAATCGCGTCCTGAATTGGCCGATCCCGATGGATGGAACCGCTCTCTGGCGGAGCGTTTGTCTGCATTGTGTCGTGAGAAGGGGGTGACACTTGTGCCGTTGATCAATTTGCTGGGTCATCAGTCGTGGCACGGTACAGCCGGCAGGTTGTTGCAGGTTTATCCGCAATTCGATGAGAAACCTCATGTAAAACTTCCGGAAAACTATGTTTGGCCCAATCCGGACCGTCTTTATTGTAAGAGTTACTGCCCGAACCATCCCGAAGTGCATGCCGTCGTGTTCGACTGCGTGGACGAAGTCGTGGAGGCTTTCGGCGCGACGGATTTCCATGCCGGACTTGACGAAGTGTTCGATCTGGCCGATCCGAATTGTCCGCGCTGCGGCGGGCTGGACCCCGCGGAAGTCTTCGCCGGGGAGGTAAACCGGATTGCCGGCCATCTGCGTCGGAAGGGGGTGCGCCTTTGGATGTGGGCCGACCGGCTGATCGACGGACGGCGCGATGCGAGCGGTTACGGCGAGTGGTCGGCCAGTATCGGCAACACCCATCGTGCGATCGACCGGATCGACCGGAGTGTTATGATGTGCGATTGGCATTACCGCGATGCGGAGCAGTCGGCCGTCTATTTCGCCATCAAGGGATTCGATGTCATCACCTGCGGCTGGGAGCGTCCCGATATTACGCGGATGCAGCTCGATGACATGCTCCGCTTCCGCAGGCACTCTTCAAAATATATGTCGGCGCGTTTCAAGGGGTACATGCAGACCGTATGGTCGGGCTTCGGATTGTTTTTGGACGAATACCGCAACGGTTCGGAGAAGGAGTTCTGCGCGGCAGGGAATTACCGCTTCTTTAAATCCTATCTCCGGCAGTTTTCCGAGAACGGAGGTACTTCGCAAATTGTGAAAGAGGATATCCCCGTATTCGGACAGTGA
- the nagA gene encoding N-acetylglucosamine-6-phosphate deacetylase: MKQAIVNGRIIGPTTAERGYVEWSDGVITAVGEGEYKGDAGLVTDAGGEWVSPGFIDIHTHGAGGYDFMDCTIEAYLGSAEMSARHGATTIFPTTLASTNENLFETFEVFRRALPLNTKGANMPGLHLEGPYFAYNQRGAQDPRYLRNPRPEEYDAILAASDDIWRMSLAPELDGALELGRVLRSKGILASIAHSDALFEEAVEAFHNGYTHVTHLYSCTSSVVRRNAFRYAGVVEAAYWLDDMTVEIITDGVHLPKSLLQLVYKLKGADRTVLITDSMRAAGMPEGRYVLGARDSGMEVVVEDGVAKLTDRSAFAGSVATADRCVRTMHRLAEVSVPEAVKMMTATPARVMHIDGRKGSLATGKDADILIFNDDIGIQRVVIGGETRF, encoded by the coding sequence ATGAAGCAAGCGATTGTAAACGGGCGGATTATCGGTCCTACGACGGCAGAACGGGGCTATGTGGAATGGAGCGATGGTGTGATCACGGCTGTCGGTGAGGGTGAATACAAGGGAGATGCCGGGTTGGTCACCGATGCCGGTGGTGAATGGGTGTCTCCCGGGTTTATCGACATTCATACTCACGGCGCTGGCGGCTACGATTTTATGGACTGCACGATCGAAGCTTACTTAGGTTCTGCGGAGATGTCGGCGCGCCATGGTGCCACAACGATCTTTCCGACGACATTGGCCAGTACGAACGAGAATCTGTTCGAGACGTTCGAGGTGTTCCGCCGCGCGCTGCCTCTCAATACGAAAGGTGCGAACATGCCGGGGTTGCACCTCGAGGGACCCTATTTCGCCTACAACCAGCGTGGAGCACAGGACCCGCGCTATCTGCGCAATCCCCGTCCCGAGGAATACGATGCAATCCTTGCCGCCAGCGACGATATTTGGCGTATGTCGCTGGCTCCTGAACTCGACGGGGCGCTTGAATTGGGCCGGGTATTGCGCTCAAAGGGGATTCTGGCGTCGATCGCCCATTCCGATGCGCTGTTCGAGGAGGCGGTCGAAGCGTTCCACAATGGTTATACGCATGTGACACACCTTTATTCCTGTACCTCGTCGGTTGTCCGTCGCAATGCTTTTCGCTATGCAGGAGTTGTCGAGGCCGCCTATTGGCTCGATGACATGACGGTCGAGATCATTACGGACGGCGTACACTTGCCCAAGAGCCTGCTTCAACTGGTCTATAAGCTTAAAGGGGCTGACCGGACAGTGCTTATCACCGATTCGATGCGTGCCGCCGGTATGCCTGAAGGCCGGTATGTGCTCGGTGCCCGGGATTCCGGTATGGAGGTCGTGGTTGAAGACGGGGTAGCCAAATTGACCGACCGAAGCGCTTTTGCCGGGAGTGTGGCGACGGCGGACCGTTGTGTAAGAACTATGCACCGTCTTGCCGAAGTTTCGGTCCCCGAGGCGGTAAAGATGATGACGGCGACTCCGGCGCGCGTGATGCATATCGACGGGCGGAAAGGCTCGCTCGCAACAGGAAAAGATGCCGATATCCTGATTTTCAACGATGATATCGGAATTCAGCGTGTCGTAATAGGTGGCGAAACCCGTTTTTAG
- a CDS encoding MFS transporter — protein MDSRRQYYASMAIMGTLFFFFGMISWVNSVLIPYFKVTCELSLAQAYLVGFVFYIAYLVMAIPSSMMLDAVGYKRGISYGLFVMALGALCFVPAALTRCYALFLAGLFLLGIGLAVLQTAGNPFVTVIGPMESAAKRMSVMGVCNKLAGIIAPLVLGYVIIRPGDAALFEQAESGMDTIGGLPREMVLDEMVRRVIVPYLILAVVLIGFGLYVRRSPLPDIAGGAKAVETEDGARRSIFSYPYLVLGVVAMVCHLGTQALCINTLVTSSVSLGTDIAQAKLLPPMILFSTFIGFALGTVLIPRVVSQLTALRIASLLNLIASVAVLCVSGRISLFGVEVHSAMWILILMGIPNAFLYSGIWPLAIRKLGRHTSLGSAWLVMALASSGVFPLFYAGEATRLNDAQSAYWLMIPCFVFLLYYALRGYKLECWNRHSAEKR, from the coding sequence ATGGACTCCCGACGACAATATTATGCTTCCATGGCGATCATGGGGACGCTTTTCTTCTTTTTCGGAATGATCTCTTGGGTCAATTCTGTATTGATACCTTATTTTAAGGTAACGTGTGAATTGTCGTTGGCGCAGGCCTATTTGGTAGGTTTTGTTTTCTACATCGCCTATCTGGTTATGGCTATTCCTTCGTCGATGATGCTTGATGCGGTCGGTTACAAACGGGGAATCAGCTATGGGTTGTTTGTGATGGCTCTCGGTGCCTTGTGCTTTGTCCCTGCTGCATTGACTCGTTGTTATGCGCTGTTTCTTGCAGGGCTGTTCCTGCTCGGGATCGGGTTGGCTGTTTTGCAGACGGCCGGCAATCCGTTCGTGACGGTGATCGGGCCAATGGAGTCGGCGGCCAAACGGATGAGCGTTATGGGCGTATGTAACAAACTGGCCGGGATCATTGCTCCGTTAGTGCTGGGTTATGTGATTATCCGTCCGGGGGATGCTGCGCTTTTCGAACAGGCAGAATCAGGGATGGATACCATCGGAGGGCTGCCTCGTGAGATGGTACTTGACGAAATGGTACGTCGCGTGATCGTTCCTTATCTGATTTTGGCTGTCGTATTGATTGGTTTTGGACTGTATGTCCGTCGTTCGCCGCTGCCTGACATTGCGGGCGGAGCGAAAGCCGTTGAAACGGAAGACGGCGCCCGTCGAAGCATCTTCAGCTACCCTTATCTGGTGCTCGGAGTCGTGGCGATGGTGTGCCATCTCGGCACGCAGGCACTTTGTATCAATACGCTGGTTACGTCATCCGTGTCGCTCGGGACTGATATCGCTCAGGCCAAGCTGTTGCCGCCGATGATCCTGTTTTCCACTTTCATCGGTTTTGCATTGGGTACGGTGCTTATTCCGCGCGTCGTTTCGCAGCTTACGGCATTGCGGATCGCGTCGTTGCTGAACTTGATCGCGTCGGTGGCGGTGCTGTGCGTCAGCGGACGGATTTCGCTTTTCGGGGTGGAGGTGCACAGTGCGATGTGGATTTTGATTCTGATGGGTATCCCCAACGCTTTTCTTTATTCGGGTATCTGGCCGCTGGCGATCCGCAAACTGGGACGCCATACGAGCCTCGGCTCTGCGTGGCTGGTCATGGCATTGGCCTCGAGCGGCGTTTTCCCGCTTTTCTATGCCGGTGAGGCGACCCGCCTGAACGATGCTCAGTCGGCTTACTGGCTGATGATTCCCTGTTTCGTTTTCCTTTTGTATTATGCACTGCGGGGATATAAACTTGAATGTTGGAACCGCCACAGCGCGGAAAAAAGATAA